In Archangium violaceum, the following are encoded in one genomic region:
- a CDS encoding AraC family transcriptional regulator ligand-binding domain-containing protein — translation MSSPPAALSSRLVLQALNIAAEHGVPVEVLCRELGMRLADFDDPELRIPYTVLDTLLERSVEITGDDNLGLHMARMSHVDPDDAASLVILTSATLKESMVRGCRYQRVWGDGERFKVEETERGVRMRFTPVGAWRPAHRHMAEIALAQVAVGMRFFTGADVHPLQVRFVHPAPADLREHEELFACPLVFGAPHNDIEFSHEDAELPFVHADALLSSMFEQQAQRALAKLPVTASLAERVREQVRRTLAGGDFSFEAVARALHMPQRTLQRKLAEEGQSYAGILEAVRRELSEDYLRRRMSIAEVSFLLGYGEPATFHRAFKRWWGMSPESFRRTHTPHTPSPSGRGPG, via the coding sequence ATGTCCTCCCCTCCTGCCGCCCTCTCCTCCCGGCTGGTCCTTCAGGCGCTGAACATCGCGGCCGAGCACGGTGTGCCCGTCGAGGTGCTCTGCCGCGAGCTGGGCATGCGTCTGGCCGACTTCGACGACCCCGAGCTGCGCATTCCCTACACCGTGCTGGACACCCTCCTGGAGCGGTCGGTGGAGATAACGGGGGACGACAACCTGGGGCTGCACATGGCACGGATGAGCCATGTGGATCCGGACGATGCGGCCTCGCTGGTCATTCTCACGAGCGCGACCCTGAAGGAGTCCATGGTGCGCGGGTGCCGTTACCAGCGTGTCTGGGGTGACGGGGAACGCTTCAAGGTGGAGGAGACGGAGCGCGGGGTGCGCATGCGCTTCACGCCGGTGGGAGCCTGGCGTCCGGCCCACCGGCACATGGCGGAGATCGCGCTGGCCCAGGTCGCCGTGGGAATGCGCTTCTTCACCGGAGCGGACGTGCACCCGCTCCAGGTGCGCTTCGTCCACCCCGCGCCCGCGGACCTCCGGGAGCATGAGGAACTCTTCGCCTGCCCGCTCGTCTTCGGAGCACCGCACAACGACATCGAGTTCTCCCACGAGGACGCGGAGCTGCCCTTCGTGCACGCGGACGCGCTGTTGAGCTCGATGTTCGAGCAGCAGGCGCAACGCGCGCTGGCGAAGCTGCCAGTGACGGCGAGCCTGGCGGAGCGGGTCCGGGAGCAGGTGAGGCGGACGCTGGCGGGAGGGGACTTCTCGTTCGAAGCGGTGGCGAGGGCGCTGCACATGCCGCAGCGCACGCTGCAACGAAAACTGGCCGAGGAGGGGCAGAGCTACGCGGGCATCCTGGAGGCGGTGAGGCGGGAGCTGTCGGAGGACTACCTGAGGCGGCGGATGTCCATCGCGGAAGTCTCCTTCCTCCTGGGCTACGGAGAACCGGCCACGTTCCATCGAGCCTTCAAGCGTTGGTGGGGGATGAGCCCCGAGTCCTTCCGGAGGACCCACACTCCCCACACTCCCTCTCCCTCCGGGAGAGGGCCGGGGTGA
- a CDS encoding cysteine hydrolase family protein, whose protein sequence is MKATSKLKELPLPSFYKPANAASYGYGPNALNLQAEAHTWRGAHGLSAAATDSFNLHLLLIDVQKDFCFPEGSLYVAGRSGRGAIDDSRRISEFVYKNLGALTNITTTLDTHFAYQIFFPSFWVDQNDQPLTPYREITREQIERGLVRPNPAVAKWLCGGNYPWLLKQVKFYCEELERAGKYTLYLWPPHCLLGSDGHAIAGVVQEARLFHSFARGAQSWAEVKGGNPLTENYSVLRPEVLARHDGQPLAQRNTQFIKTLLTADAVVIAGQAASHCVKSSIDDLLGEILAQDAALARKVYLLTDCMSAVTIPDGKGGFAADFTPQADAALKRFADAGMHLVKSTDPLAAWPDLRIS, encoded by the coding sequence ATGAAGGCCACGTCGAAGCTGAAGGAGCTGCCTCTCCCGTCGTTCTACAAGCCCGCCAATGCCGCCTCGTACGGCTACGGCCCCAACGCCCTGAACCTCCAGGCCGAGGCCCATACCTGGCGCGGCGCCCACGGCCTCTCCGCCGCCGCCACCGACTCCTTCAACCTCCACCTCCTCCTCATCGACGTCCAGAAGGACTTCTGCTTCCCCGAGGGCTCCCTCTACGTCGCCGGCCGCTCCGGCCGCGGCGCCATCGACGACAGCCGCCGCATCTCCGAGTTCGTCTACAAGAACCTCGGCGCCCTGACCAACATCACCACCACCCTCGATACCCACTTCGCCTACCAGATCTTCTTCCCCTCCTTCTGGGTCGACCAGAACGACCAGCCCCTCACCCCCTACCGCGAAATCACCCGCGAGCAGATCGAACGCGGCCTCGTCCGCCCCAATCCCGCCGTCGCCAAGTGGCTCTGCGGCGGCAACTACCCCTGGCTCCTCAAGCAGGTGAAGTTCTACTGCGAGGAGCTGGAGCGCGCCGGCAAGTACACCCTCTACCTCTGGCCTCCTCACTGCCTCCTCGGCAGTGACGGCCATGCCATCGCCGGTGTCGTTCAGGAGGCTCGGTTGTTCCACTCCTTCGCCCGCGGCGCTCAGTCCTGGGCCGAGGTCAAGGGCGGTAATCCCCTCACCGAGAACTACTCCGTGCTCCGCCCCGAGGTGCTTGCTCGCCATGACGGACAGCCCCTCGCCCAGCGGAATACGCAGTTCATCAAGACGCTCCTCACCGCCGATGCCGTCGTCATCGCCGGCCAGGCCGCCAGCCACTGCGTGAAGAGCTCCATCGATGACCTGCTCGGGGAGATCCTCGCCCAGGATGCCGCCCTCGCTCGCAAGGTGTACCTGCTCACCGACTGCATGTCCGCTGTCACCATCCCCGATGGCAAGGGCGGGTTCGCCGCTGACTTCACTCCCCAGGCCGATGCCGCTCTCAAGCGGTTCGCGGATGCGGGCATGCACCTCGTGAAGTCCACGGACCCTCTCGCTGCCTGGCCGGATCTGCGGATCTCCTAG
- a CDS encoding protein phosphatase 2C domain-containing protein — MSSLPFELAAATVLGREHARAGRNNQDALWARASEQGLAAVVADGCGSGAQSELGAQLGARRVVEGALSLLGQVPVDSPEFLQRLGADVLCLLQAVSGQLGERAIGEALLFTIVGAVVTPEHTLVFSAGDGLWALNGEVHRLGPFPGNAPPYLAYGLLKPGVVALKANSLRPTAEVDSLLLGTDGVSDLAGLAEAQVPEREEPVGPLSQFWSEDRYFSNPDALRRRLALLNRESVRADFPARRLVRVPGLLTDDTTLVVLRRRQGRA, encoded by the coding sequence ATGTCCTCGCTGCCCTTCGAGCTTGCCGCCGCCACCGTCCTGGGCCGGGAGCACGCGCGAGCCGGACGCAACAACCAGGATGCCCTCTGGGCGAGAGCCAGCGAGCAGGGCCTGGCCGCCGTGGTCGCGGACGGGTGCGGCAGCGGGGCACAGAGTGAGCTGGGGGCGCAGCTCGGCGCCCGGCGCGTCGTGGAGGGGGCGCTCTCGCTGTTGGGGCAGGTGCCCGTCGACTCGCCCGAGTTCCTCCAGCGCCTGGGCGCGGACGTGCTCTGCTTGCTGCAGGCCGTCTCCGGGCAGCTCGGCGAGCGGGCCATCGGAGAGGCGCTCCTCTTCACCATCGTCGGCGCGGTCGTCACTCCGGAGCACACGCTCGTCTTCTCCGCGGGCGATGGGCTCTGGGCGCTCAATGGCGAGGTGCACCGGCTCGGGCCCTTCCCCGGCAACGCGCCGCCGTACCTCGCCTATGGACTGCTCAAGCCGGGCGTCGTCGCCTTGAAGGCGAATTCCCTCCGGCCCACCGCCGAGGTGGACTCGCTGCTGCTCGGCACGGATGGGGTGTCGGACCTGGCGGGCCTCGCCGAGGCCCAGGTGCCCGAGCGTGAGGAGCCCGTGGGCCCGCTCTCCCAGTTCTGGAGCGAGGACCGCTACTTCTCCAACCCGGACGCGCTGCGTCGCAGGCTCGCACTCCTCAACCGCGAGTCCGTCCGCGCGGACTTCCCGGCCCGTCGCCTCGTGCGAGTGCCCGGACTGCTCACCGATGACACCACCCTCGTCGTCCTGCGCCGCCGGCAGGGGAGGGCTTGA
- a CDS encoding NUDIX hydrolase, which produces MSYTYDYPRPALTVDCVVFGLDDEDLKVLLIRRGLEPFQGRWALPGGFVRMEESLEDAARRELQEEAGVRPNLLEQLYTFGAPDRDPRGRVVSVAYFALVKLSDHRVHAATDAKEAAWFSVYDVPKLAFDHADILGTALQRLKGKVRYQPIGFELLPPKFTLTQLQRMYEKILERELDKRNFRKKILSMDLLEELDEVEQDVSHRAARLYRFDHKKYKQLEKAGFNFEL; this is translated from the coding sequence GTGAGCTACACCTACGACTACCCGCGTCCGGCGTTGACGGTGGACTGCGTGGTATTCGGCCTGGATGACGAGGATCTGAAGGTGTTGCTCATCCGGCGAGGGCTGGAGCCCTTCCAGGGGAGGTGGGCGCTGCCGGGAGGCTTCGTGCGGATGGAGGAGTCGCTCGAGGACGCGGCGCGCCGGGAGCTGCAGGAGGAGGCGGGCGTCCGGCCCAACCTGCTGGAGCAGCTCTACACGTTCGGCGCGCCGGACAGGGATCCGCGAGGCCGGGTGGTGAGCGTGGCCTACTTCGCGCTGGTGAAGCTGTCGGACCACCGGGTGCATGCCGCCACGGATGCGAAGGAGGCCGCCTGGTTCTCGGTCTATGACGTGCCCAAGCTGGCCTTCGACCACGCGGACATCCTGGGCACGGCGCTGCAGCGGCTGAAGGGGAAGGTGCGTTACCAGCCCATCGGCTTCGAGCTGCTCCCGCCCAAGTTCACGCTCACCCAGCTCCAGCGCATGTACGAGAAGATACTGGAGCGCGAGCTCGACAAGCGGAACTTCCGCAAGAAGATCCTCTCGATGGACCTGCTCGAGGAGTTGGACGAGGTGGAGCAGGACGTGTCCCACCGCGCCGCCCGCCTCTACCGGTTCGACCACAAGAAGTACAAGCAGCTGGAGAAGGCCGGCTTCAACTTCGAGCTGTAG